From the Candidatus Hydrogenedentota bacterium genome, one window contains:
- a CDS encoding PTS sugar transporter subunit IIA has product MELKIRDVAKLLMVSDKTVYRWVRAGAIPAYRVHDQYRVNRIELLEWVTARKMPVSEEIFNEPTHPETPLSLARVLEVGGIYYRVEGADKSSVLRGVVDNMRLPDGVDKEFLYRVLLAREQACSTAVGDGIAIPHPRNPIVLHVTQPSVTLCFLENPVEFGAMDGRPVRVLFTLVSPTVHTHLRTLSRLAFALQDPGFKSAISEPATREVILTEARRLDQMLDSRAAQTNG; this is encoded by the coding sequence ATGGAACTTAAAATCCGAGATGTTGCAAAGCTGCTGATGGTCTCTGACAAAACCGTCTACCGCTGGGTCAGGGCGGGGGCCATCCCCGCTTATCGTGTGCACGACCAGTACCGTGTGAACCGGATTGAACTGCTCGAATGGGTAACCGCTCGCAAGATGCCCGTCTCTGAGGAGATTTTCAATGAGCCCACCCATCCGGAGACACCACTGAGCCTTGCGCGGGTCCTTGAGGTCGGGGGTATCTATTACCGGGTTGAGGGTGCGGACAAGTCATCTGTCCTGCGCGGCGTTGTGGACAACATGCGCCTCCCCGACGGGGTGGACAAGGAGTTTTTATACCGTGTGCTGCTTGCGCGCGAGCAGGCGTGCTCGACGGCGGTCGGGGACGGGATAGCGATTCCCCATCCGCGCAACCCCATCGTGCTGCACGTGACGCAGCCTTCGGTCACGCTCTGTTTTCTGGAGAATCCGGTCGAATTCGGCGCCATGGACGGCAGGCCGGTGCGGGTGCTGTTCACCTTGGTCAGCCCGACGGTTCACACCCACCTGCGGACGCTGTCGCGTCTGGCATTTGCATTGCAGGACCCCGGCTTTAAATCGGCCATTTCCGAGCCCGCCACGCGGGAGGTGATTCTGACGGAGGCCCGGCGGCTGGACCAGATGCTTGACAGCAGGGCGGCGCAGACCAATGGGTAG